In the Mycolicibacterium thermoresistibile genome, one interval contains:
- a CDS encoding CCA tRNA nucleotidyltransferase, protein MPNAVEDAELLAGAAVALNRHAELLRDIGTVFADAGHELYLVGGSVRDALLGRLGTDLDFTTDARPEQMQKMLRPWAEAMWDTGIEFGTVGVAKRGLRLEITTFRADSYDQVSRHPEVRFGDRLDDDLVRRDFTVNAMAVRITPDSPGGFGEFHDPLGGLAHLRARTLDTPAEPEVSFGDDPLRMLRAARFVSQLRFTVAPRVRAAIERMAPQLARISPERVQAELDKLILGDDPVAGIDLMVETGMGEVVLPEVGAMRMEIDEHHQHKDVYQHSLQVLRQAIALEDGEPDLVLRWAALLHDIGKPATRRLESDGRVSFHHHEVVGAKMTRKRMRALKYSKQMVEDVSQLVYLHLRFHGYGDGKWTDSAVRRYVADAGHLLPKLHKLVRADCTTRNRRRAARLQANYDNLERRIAELQAKEDLARVRPDLDGNEIMEILGIGPGPQVGEAWRYLKELRLDRGPLSREEAVDELLKWWEARQNGQK, encoded by the coding sequence GTGCCCAACGCTGTCGAGGATGCCGAACTGCTGGCCGGTGCCGCCGTCGCACTGAACCGGCACGCCGAACTGCTGCGCGATATCGGCACGGTGTTCGCCGACGCGGGCCACGAGCTGTATCTGGTCGGCGGCAGCGTGCGGGACGCGCTGCTCGGCCGGCTGGGCACCGATCTGGACTTCACCACCGACGCCCGGCCGGAGCAGATGCAGAAGATGCTGCGGCCGTGGGCCGAGGCGATGTGGGACACCGGCATCGAGTTCGGCACCGTCGGGGTGGCCAAGCGCGGCCTGCGCCTGGAGATCACCACCTTCCGCGCCGACAGCTATGACCAGGTGTCCCGCCATCCCGAGGTGCGGTTCGGCGACCGGCTCGACGACGACCTGGTGCGCCGTGATTTCACCGTGAACGCGATGGCGGTTCGCATCACCCCGGACAGTCCGGGCGGGTTCGGCGAGTTCCACGACCCGCTGGGCGGCCTCGCGCATCTGCGGGCCCGCACCCTCGACACCCCGGCCGAGCCGGAGGTGTCGTTCGGCGACGACCCGCTGCGGATGCTGCGGGCGGCCCGGTTCGTGTCGCAGCTGCGGTTCACGGTGGCGCCGCGGGTGCGGGCCGCGATCGAGCGGATGGCGCCGCAGCTGGCGCGGATCAGCCCGGAACGGGTGCAGGCCGAACTGGACAAACTCATCCTGGGCGACGACCCGGTGGCCGGGATCGACCTGATGGTGGAGACCGGGATGGGTGAGGTGGTGCTGCCCGAGGTCGGGGCGATGCGGATGGAGATCGACGAGCACCACCAGCACAAGGACGTCTATCAGCATTCGCTGCAGGTGCTGCGGCAGGCGATCGCGCTGGAGGACGGCGAACCGGACCTGGTGTTGCGGTGGGCGGCGCTGCTGCACGACATCGGCAAACCGGCCACCCGGCGGCTGGAGTCCGACGGCCGGGTGAGCTTCCACCACCACGAGGTGGTCGGCGCGAAGATGACCCGCAAGCGGATGCGGGCGTTGAAGTACTCCAAGCAGATGGTGGAGGACGTCTCCCAGCTGGTGTACCTGCATCTGCGGTTCCACGGCTACGGGGACGGCAAGTGGACCGACTCGGCGGTGCGGCGCTATGTCGCCGACGCCGGGCATCTGCTGCCGAAACTGCACAAGCTGGTGCGCGCCGACTGCACCACCCGCAACCGGCGGCGCGCGGCCCGGCTGCAGGCCAACTACGACAATCTGGAACGCCGGATCGCCGAACTGCAGGCCAAGGAGGATCTGGCCCGGGTGCGGCCGGATCTCGACGGTAACGAGATCATGGAGATCCTCGGCATCGGGCCCGGCCCCCAGGTCGGTGAGGCGTGGCGGTATCTCAAGGAGTTGCGGCTGGACCGCGGCCCGCTGAGCCGGGAGGAAGCGGTCGACGAACTGCTGAAGTGGTGGGAGGCCCGGCAGAACGGGCAGAAGTGA
- a CDS encoding NUDIX hydrolase, whose product MSEGEWAKPRRRRGRRRGRRAAGPPRPTPEPDISGRHNIAVPAEDGCDTTETRPTEFPPKPGAHSRAKPDHKPDGKPDRKPRSRPRRAPNRLRTVHETSAGGLVIDGLDGPKEKQVAALIGRLDRRGRMLWSLPKGHIEMGETAEQTAIREVAEETGVQGAVLAALGSIDYWFVTEGRRVHKTVHHYLMRFLGGELSDDDVEVSEVAWVPLSELPTRLAYADERRLAEVAGELIDTLQTHGPQALPPLPQMAPRRRPQTHSRTRSSRRRDDSAAHSRGEGRERGAANSSGRRTNGCGKGP is encoded by the coding sequence GTGTCGGAGGGCGAGTGGGCCAAACCTAGACGGCGCCGAGGTCGGCGCCGCGGCCGACGCGCGGCAGGTCCGCCCCGGCCGACCCCCGAACCGGACATTTCCGGCCGACACAATATCGCCGTCCCCGCCGAGGACGGGTGCGACACGACCGAAACCCGCCCCACCGAATTCCCGCCGAAACCGGGCGCGCATTCCCGCGCCAAGCCGGACCACAAGCCGGACGGGAAACCCGACCGGAAACCCCGGTCCCGGCCGCGGCGCGCCCCCAACCGGTTGCGCACCGTGCACGAGACGTCCGCCGGCGGGCTGGTCATCGACGGCCTCGACGGACCCAAGGAGAAGCAGGTCGCGGCGCTGATCGGCCGTCTCGACCGGCGCGGCAGGATGCTGTGGTCACTGCCGAAGGGCCACATCGAGATGGGTGAGACCGCCGAGCAGACCGCCATCCGCGAGGTGGCCGAGGAGACCGGCGTCCAGGGCGCCGTGCTGGCCGCCCTCGGCAGCATCGACTACTGGTTCGTCACCGAGGGCCGCCGCGTCCACAAGACGGTGCACCATTATCTGATGCGGTTCCTCGGCGGTGAACTGTCCGACGACGACGTCGAGGTGAGCGAGGTGGCCTGGGTGCCACTCAGCGAGCTGCCCACCCGGCTGGCCTACGCCGACGAACGCCGACTCGCCGAGGTCGCCGGGGAGTTGATCGACACCCTGCAGACCCACGGTCCGCAGGCCCTGCCGCCGCTGCCGCAGATGGCGCCTCGGCGGCGCCCCCAGACTCATTCGCGTACCCGTAGCAGCCGTCGCCGCGACGACAGCGCGGCCCACTCCCGGGGTGAGGGCCGCGAGCGCGGCGCGGCCAACTCCTCCGGCCGGCGGACGAACGGCTGCGGAAAAGGACCGTGA